The proteins below come from a single Streptomyces sp. M92 genomic window:
- the purL gene encoding phosphoribosylformylglycinamidine synthase subunit PurL codes for MSRTPLDTVEHAAETPDVELPWAELGLKKDEYERVVEILGRRPTGAELAMYSVMWSEHCSYKSSKVHLRQFGEKAPESDAMLVGIGENAGVVDVGQGYAVTFKVESHNHPSYVEPYQGAATGVGGIVRDIIAMGARPVAVVDPLRFGAADHPDTKRVLPGVVAGIGGYGNCLGLPNIGGEVVFDACYQGNPLVNAGAIGVMRHEDIHLAKASGAGNKVILYGARTGGDGIGGASILASETFDDAKPSKRPAVQVGDPFQEKLLIECTLEAFQEKLVVGIQDLGAAGLSCATSELASNGSGGMRVTLDDVPLRDSTLSPEEILMSESQERMCAVVEPGKVDRFLEICEKWDVIATVIGEVTDGDRLEIYWHGGKIVDVDPRTVAHEGPVYERPFARPSWQDELQADDANKLPRPETSEQLKDQVLKLVGSPNQASKQWITQQYDHFVQGNTVLAQPEDSGMIRVDEESGLGVAIATDGNGRYAKLDPYTGAQLALAEAYRNVATTGAKPLAVSDCLNFGSPEDPAVMWQFAEAVRGLADGCRQLGTPVTGGNVSLYNQTGEAAIHPTPVVAVLGVIDDVARRTPVAFQEEGQLLYLLGDTREEFGGSAWSQVIHDHLGGLPPKVDLERERLLGEILISASRDGMIDSAHDLSDGGLVQAVVESALLGGKGARLVVPDGLDAFTFLFSESAGRAVVAVPRSEEVRFNDMCGARGLPTTRIGVVDGDAVEVQGEFTLSLTELREVHERTIPALLA; via the coding sequence ATGAGCCGGACGCCTCTGGACACGGTCGAGCACGCGGCCGAGACCCCCGACGTCGAGCTGCCCTGGGCCGAGCTGGGCCTGAAGAAGGACGAGTACGAGAGGGTCGTGGAGATCCTCGGCCGCCGCCCCACCGGCGCTGAGCTGGCCATGTACTCCGTGATGTGGTCCGAGCACTGCTCGTACAAGAGCAGCAAGGTCCACCTGCGCCAGTTCGGCGAGAAGGCCCCCGAGTCCGACGCGATGCTCGTCGGCATCGGCGAGAACGCCGGTGTCGTCGACGTCGGCCAGGGCTACGCGGTCACCTTCAAGGTCGAGTCGCACAACCACCCGTCGTACGTGGAGCCCTACCAGGGCGCCGCGACCGGCGTCGGCGGCATCGTCCGCGACATCATCGCGATGGGCGCGCGCCCGGTCGCGGTCGTGGACCCGCTCCGCTTCGGCGCCGCCGACCACCCCGACACCAAGCGCGTCCTCCCGGGCGTCGTCGCCGGCATCGGCGGCTACGGCAACTGCCTGGGCCTGCCCAACATCGGCGGCGAGGTCGTCTTCGACGCCTGCTACCAGGGCAACCCGCTGGTCAACGCCGGTGCCATCGGCGTGATGCGGCACGAGGACATCCACCTCGCCAAGGCGTCCGGCGCGGGCAACAAGGTCATCCTGTACGGCGCCCGCACCGGCGGCGACGGCATCGGCGGCGCGTCGATCCTGGCGAGTGAGACCTTCGACGACGCGAAGCCGTCGAAGCGCCCCGCCGTCCAGGTCGGCGACCCCTTCCAGGAGAAGCTCCTCATCGAGTGCACCCTGGAGGCGTTCCAGGAGAAGCTGGTCGTCGGCATCCAGGACCTGGGCGCGGCGGGCCTGTCCTGCGCCACGTCCGAGCTGGCGTCGAACGGTTCCGGCGGCATGCGCGTCACCCTGGACGACGTTCCGCTGCGCGACTCCACCCTCTCGCCCGAGGAAATCCTCATGAGCGAGTCGCAGGAGCGCATGTGCGCGGTGGTCGAGCCCGGCAAGGTCGACCGTTTCCTGGAGATCTGCGAGAAGTGGGACGTCATCGCCACCGTCATCGGTGAGGTGACCGACGGCGACCGCCTGGAGATCTACTGGCACGGCGGCAAGATCGTCGACGTCGACCCGCGCACGGTCGCGCACGAGGGCCCGGTCTACGAGCGCCCCTTCGCCCGCCCGTCCTGGCAGGACGAGCTCCAGGCCGACGACGCGAACAAGCTGCCCCGGCCGGAGACGAGCGAGCAGCTCAAGGACCAGGTCCTGAAGCTGGTCGGCTCGCCCAACCAGGCGTCCAAGCAGTGGATCACCCAGCAGTACGACCACTTCGTGCAGGGCAACACCGTCCTCGCCCAGCCCGAGGACTCGGGCATGATCCGCGTGGACGAGGAGAGCGGCCTCGGCGTCGCCATCGCCACCGACGGCAACGGCCGCTACGCCAAGCTCGACCCGTACACGGGCGCGCAGCTCGCCCTGGCGGAGGCGTACCGCAACGTCGCCACGACCGGCGCGAAGCCGCTGGCGGTCTCCGACTGCCTGAACTTCGGTTCGCCGGAGGACCCGGCGGTCATGTGGCAGTTCGCGGAGGCCGTGCGCGGCCTGGCCGACGGCTGCCGGCAGCTCGGCACCCCGGTCACCGGCGGCAACGTCTCCCTCTACAACCAGACCGGCGAGGCCGCCATCCACCCCACCCCGGTGGTCGCGGTCCTCGGCGTCATCGACGACGTGGCCCGCCGCACGCCGGTCGCCTTCCAGGAGGAGGGCCAGCTGCTGTACCTCCTCGGCGACACCCGTGAGGAGTTCGGCGGCTCGGCCTGGTCCCAGGTGATCCACGACCACCTCGGCGGCCTGCCGCCGAAGGTCGACCTGGAGCGCGAACGCCTCCTCGGCGAGATCCTGATCTCCGCCTCCCGCGACGGCATGATCGACTCCGCGCACGACCTGTCCGACGGCGGTCTGGTCCAGGCGGTCGTCGAGTCGGCGCTGCTCGGCGGCAAGGGCGCGCGGCTGGTCGTACCGGACGGGCTGGACGCCTTCACCTTCCTCTTCTCGGAGTCGGCGGGCCGCGCGGTCGTCGCCGTCCCGCGCTCGGAGGAGGTCCGCTTCAACGACATGTGCGGCGCGCGGGGCCTGCCGACCACCCGCATCGGCGTCGTGGACGGGGACGCGGTGGAGGTTCAGGGCGAGTTCACTCTCTCCCTGACCGAGCTGCGCGAGGTCCACGAGCGCACGATCCCGGCGCTGCTCGCGTAG
- the purS gene encoding phosphoribosylformylglycinamidine synthase subunit PurS, protein MARVVVDVMLKPEILDPQGQAVQRALPRLGFEGISDVRQGKRFELEVDGPVDDAALARIHDLAESFLANTVIEDFTVKVESEDVVAEAAK, encoded by the coding sequence GTGGCACGCGTCGTAGTCGACGTCATGCTCAAGCCGGAGATCCTCGACCCCCAGGGCCAGGCGGTGCAGCGCGCACTGCCGCGACTGGGTTTCGAAGGGATCTCGGACGTCCGTCAGGGAAAGCGATTCGAACTGGAAGTGGACGGGCCGGTCGACGACGCCGCCCTCGCCCGCATCCATGATCTTGCGGAATCCTTCCTCGCGAACACCGTGATCGAGGACTTCACCGTCAAGGTCGAGTCCGAGGACGTAGTCGCGGAGGCCGCGAAGTGA
- a CDS encoding histone-like nucleoid-structuring protein Lsr2, which produces MAQRVVVTLFDDIDGSEAAETIAFGVDGRMYEIDLNEANARKLRTALEPYVSAGRKRSRSGKTYRQTEVAPDPAAVRAWAQANKMDVPARGRIPKRVYEAFAAAQ; this is translated from the coding sequence GTGGCGCAGCGTGTCGTGGTCACTCTCTTTGACGACATCGACGGCTCGGAAGCGGCGGAGACGATCGCCTTCGGAGTCGACGGCCGGATGTACGAGATCGACCTGAACGAAGCCAATGCCCGGAAACTCCGCACGGCCCTCGAGCCGTACGTGTCGGCCGGCCGCAAGCGGTCCCGGTCCGGCAAGACGTACCGGCAGACGGAGGTCGCCCCCGACCCGGCGGCGGTCCGCGCGTGGGCGCAGGCGAACAAGATGGACGTGCCCGCGCGGGGCCGGATCCCGAAGCGGGTGTACGAGGCGTTCGCCGCGGCGCAGTGA
- a CDS encoding maleylpyruvate isomerase family mycothiol-dependent enzyme, translated as MPPARKRPRAYDPARTRAAVLAQFGNVRAAVRTLTPEQLALPTRLGGWTVRELVAHVGMALTAVNRLLDEPEPARQDGRLLDWPFAIAADADAIAATARRLAAEHPDLDAHLADVERRFTDRLDTHPGTRLLPTGAGALPLADYVVTRTVELVVHTDDLNAAVPGLDIPYDRQALAAATRLLADALAATAPGGSTEVRVPPYAVVQCVEGLRHTRGTPPNVVETDPLTWMRLAAGRLAWEDAVAEAKVSASGERADLGGLLPLLR; from the coding sequence ATGCCGCCCGCCAGGAAACGCCCCCGCGCCTACGACCCCGCACGCACCCGCGCTGCCGTACTGGCCCAGTTCGGCAACGTACGGGCCGCCGTACGCACCCTCACGCCCGAGCAGCTCGCCCTGCCGACCCGGCTCGGGGGCTGGACCGTGCGGGAGCTGGTGGCGCACGTCGGGATGGCGCTGACCGCCGTGAACCGGCTGCTGGACGAGCCCGAGCCCGCGCGGCAGGACGGGCGGCTGCTCGACTGGCCGTTCGCGATCGCCGCCGACGCGGACGCCATCGCCGCCACCGCCCGGCGCCTGGCGGCCGAGCACCCCGACCTCGACGCCCACCTCGCCGACGTCGAGCGCCGCTTCACCGACCGCCTCGACACCCACCCCGGCACCCGGCTGCTGCCCACCGGCGCCGGCGCCCTCCCGCTGGCCGACTACGTCGTCACCCGCACCGTCGAGCTGGTCGTCCACACCGACGACCTGAACGCCGCCGTGCCCGGCCTCGACATCCCGTACGACCGGCAGGCGCTGGCCGCCGCGACCCGGCTGCTCGCGGACGCGCTCGCCGCGACGGCGCCCGGCGGCTCGACAGAGGTGCGCGTCCCGCCGTACGCCGTCGTGCAGTGCGTCGAGGGGCTGCGGCACACCCGGGGCACCCCGCCGAACGTCGTCGAGACCGACCCGCTGACCTGGATGCGGCTGGCGGCCGGGCGGCTGGCCTGGGAGGACGCCGTGGCCGAGGCGAAGGTGAGCGCGAGCGGAGAGCGGGCCGACCTGGGGGGCCTGCTGCCGTTGCTCAGGTGA
- a CDS encoding Uma2 family endonuclease, translating into MTVMAEHTSQMSVDEFETIASAAPETVTLEFIDGRIEVKPVTDGDHNSIVSWLAKRCMQSRPDLDLYQTQGLRVDAYRQSRARPDAVLAPEAHFAGHGEWAEPDGALMVVEVTSYDSDTDRRDRHEKPAAYGQAGIPVYLLIDRDTCTVTVHSRPNRRVGGYRDIRLTDFGETVVLPDPVGIELDTEVLKNYVR; encoded by the coding sequence ATGACGGTTATGGCCGAGCACACGTCTCAGATGTCGGTGGACGAGTTCGAAACGATCGCGTCCGCCGCTCCCGAGACCGTCACGTTGGAGTTCATCGACGGACGGATCGAGGTCAAGCCGGTGACGGACGGGGACCACAACAGCATCGTGTCCTGGCTGGCCAAGCGCTGTATGCAGTCGCGGCCGGACCTGGACCTGTACCAAACGCAGGGGCTACGGGTCGATGCGTACCGGCAGAGCAGGGCGCGGCCGGACGCCGTTCTCGCTCCCGAGGCCCACTTCGCGGGACACGGCGAATGGGCCGAACCGGACGGCGCCCTCATGGTCGTCGAGGTCACGTCGTACGACTCGGACACGGACCGGCGGGACCGGCACGAGAAGCCTGCCGCGTACGGGCAGGCGGGGATTCCCGTGTACCTGCTGATCGACCGGGACACCTGCACGGTGACGGTACACAGCCGCCCGAACCGACGAGTCGGTGGCTATCGCGACATCCGTCTCACGGATTTCGGCGAGACAGTGGTCCTCCCCGACCCGGTCGGCATCGAACTCGACACGGAGGTCCTCAAGAACTACGTCCGCTGA
- a CDS encoding META domain-containing protein — MYRQKQQRSVLLTGRAKPLTVAAAAVLVPLAAACGTEKADGGSGSVGAGTPVTGVRWSIDSLTVDGATHQAPDSARVRIDDGGEASGSTGCNTFSARAHIDGERIRFSDAMFTEKGCTDTPPDFEKSLGRALTTDLTARTEGDRLTLTTADGDTVRLSKPKDAPLYGTKWTVTTPGHEGSAHLTFDKDAKTVAGRLPCNHVNAKATVGDGHITLGAPATTRMMCEGSLMDAEKRILGFFEGRVEYRIDHGSLTLTREDGKSLKAWADQ, encoded by the coding sequence ATGTACAGGCAGAAGCAGCAGCGCAGCGTCCTCCTGACCGGCCGCGCCAAGCCCCTGACCGTGGCCGCCGCAGCCGTGCTCGTGCCGCTCGCCGCGGCCTGCGGCACCGAGAAGGCCGACGGCGGCAGCGGCTCCGTCGGCGCCGGCACACCCGTCACCGGCGTGCGGTGGAGCATCGACTCCCTCACCGTGGACGGCGCCACCCACCAGGCACCCGACTCCGCGCGGGTCCGGATCGACGACGGCGGTGAGGCGTCCGGCAGCACCGGCTGCAACACCTTCAGCGCCCGCGCCCACATCGACGGCGAGCGCATCCGGTTCAGCGACGCCATGTTCACCGAGAAGGGCTGTACGGACACGCCCCCGGACTTCGAGAAGTCCCTGGGACGGGCCCTCACCACCGACCTGACCGCCAGGACCGAGGGCGACCGCCTGACCCTCACCACCGCCGACGGCGACACCGTCCGCCTCAGCAAACCGAAGGACGCGCCCCTGTACGGCACGAAGTGGACCGTCACGACCCCCGGTCACGAGGGCAGCGCCCACCTCACCTTCGACAAGGACGCGAAGACCGTCGCGGGCCGCCTCCCCTGCAACCACGTCAACGCGAAGGCCACGGTCGGCGACGGCCACATCACCCTGGGCGCCCCGGCGACGACCCGAATGATGTGCGAAGGCTCACTCATGGACGCCGAGAAGCGGATCCTGGGCTTCTTCGAGGGCCGGGTCGAATACCGCATCGATCATGGAAGCCTGACGCTGACCAGGGAAGACGGAAAGAGCCTCAAGGCCTGGGCCGATCAGTGA
- the purF gene encoding amidophosphoribosyltransferase, with the protein MPRGDGRLNHDLLPGEKGPQDACGVFGVWAPGEEVAKLTYFGLYALQHRGQESAGIAVSNGSQILVFKDMGLVSQVFDETSLGSLQGHIAVGHARYSTTGASVWENAQPTFRATAQGSIALGHNGNLVNTAQLAELVADLPKQDGRSTRVAATNDTDLLTALLAAQVDDDGKPLTIEEAAHRVLPQVMGAFSLVFMDEHTLYAARDPQGIRPLVLGRLERGWVVASESAALDICGAAYVREIEPGEFVAIDENGLRTSRFAEAKPKGCVFEYVYLARPDTDIAGRNVYLSRVEMGRKLAKEAPADADLVIATPESGTPAAIGYAEASGIPFGNGLVKNAYVGRTFIQPSQTIRQLGIRLKLNPLKEVIKGKRLVVVDDSIVRGNTQRALVRMLREAGAAEVHIRISSPPVKWPCFFGIDFATRAELIANGMSIDEIGTSLGADSLAYISIDGMIEATTIAKPNLCRACFDGEYPMELPDPELLGKQLLETELAAGPAATAAADAIRRP; encoded by the coding sequence GTGCCACGTGGTGACGGTCGACTCAATCACGATCTGCTTCCCGGCGAGAAGGGCCCCCAGGACGCTTGCGGCGTCTTCGGTGTCTGGGCTCCGGGTGAAGAGGTCGCAAAGCTCACGTACTTCGGGCTCTACGCCCTCCAGCATCGGGGTCAGGAATCCGCGGGAATCGCGGTCAGCAACGGCTCCCAGATCCTCGTCTTCAAGGACATGGGCCTGGTGTCCCAGGTCTTCGACGAGACCTCGCTCGGTTCGCTCCAGGGTCACATCGCGGTCGGTCACGCCCGCTACTCGACCACCGGTGCCTCCGTGTGGGAGAACGCCCAGCCGACGTTCCGCGCCACCGCGCAGGGCTCCATCGCGCTCGGGCACAACGGCAACCTCGTCAACACCGCCCAGCTCGCCGAGCTGGTCGCCGACCTGCCCAAGCAGGACGGCCGCTCCACGCGGGTCGCGGCGACCAACGACACCGACCTGCTGACCGCGCTGCTCGCGGCCCAGGTCGACGACGACGGCAAGCCGCTGACCATCGAGGAGGCCGCCCACCGGGTGCTTCCCCAGGTCATGGGCGCCTTCTCCCTCGTCTTCATGGACGAGCACACCCTCTACGCCGCCCGCGACCCGCAGGGCATCCGCCCGCTGGTCCTCGGCCGGCTGGAGCGCGGCTGGGTGGTCGCCTCCGAGTCCGCCGCCCTGGACATCTGCGGTGCCGCGTACGTCCGCGAGATCGAGCCGGGCGAGTTCGTCGCCATCGACGAGAACGGCCTGCGCACTTCGCGATTCGCGGAAGCGAAGCCCAAGGGCTGCGTCTTCGAGTACGTGTACCTGGCCCGCCCAGACACCGACATCGCCGGCCGGAACGTGTACCTCTCCCGCGTCGAGATGGGCCGCAAGCTGGCCAAGGAGGCCCCCGCAGACGCCGACCTGGTCATAGCGACCCCGGAGTCCGGCACGCCCGCCGCGATCGGGTACGCCGAGGCCTCCGGCATCCCCTTCGGCAACGGCCTGGTGAAGAACGCCTACGTCGGCCGCACCTTCATCCAGCCCTCGCAGACCATCCGCCAGCTCGGCATCCGTCTGAAGCTGAACCCGCTGAAGGAAGTCATCAAGGGCAAGCGGCTGGTCGTCGTCGACGACTCCATCGTCCGCGGCAACACCCAGCGGGCCCTGGTCCGCATGCTCCGCGAGGCCGGCGCCGCCGAGGTCCACATCCGGATCTCCTCCCCGCCGGTGAAGTGGCCCTGCTTCTTCGGCATCGACTTCGCCACCCGCGCCGAGCTCATCGCCAACGGCATGAGCATCGACGAGATCGGCACCTCGCTCGGCGCCGACTCCCTGGCGTACATCTCCATCGACGGCATGATCGAGGCGACCACCATCGCCAAGCCGAACCTGTGCCGCGCCTGCTTCGACGGCGAGTACCCGATGGAGCTTCCCGACCCCGAGCTGCTCGGCAAGCAGCTCCTGGAGACCGAGCTGGCCGCCGGGCCCGCCGCGACGGCCGCCGCCGACGCCATCCGTCGCCCGTAG
- the purQ gene encoding phosphoribosylformylglycinamidine synthase subunit PurQ, producing the protein MTARIGVVTFPGSLDDRDTQRAIRVAGAEPVALWHKDKDLKQVDAVVLCGGFSYGDYLRAGAIARFSPVMDTVIDQARAGLPVLGICNGFQILTEAHLLPGGMLGNDHLHFICRDQKLRVENAGTAWTSDYTAGQEIHIPLKNMDGRYVADRRTLDELEAEGRVAFRYLDMNPNGSLNDIAGITNAAGNVVGLMPHPEHAVEPLIGTGRTDGLPFFTSILKKLVNA; encoded by the coding sequence GTGACCGCTCGTATTGGCGTCGTCACTTTCCCCGGCTCTCTCGACGACCGCGACACGCAGCGCGCGATCCGCGTCGCCGGCGCGGAACCCGTCGCCCTCTGGCACAAGGACAAGGACCTCAAGCAGGTCGACGCCGTGGTGCTCTGCGGTGGTTTCTCGTACGGCGACTATCTGCGCGCCGGTGCCATCGCGCGCTTCTCGCCGGTGATGGACACCGTCATCGACCAGGCCAGGGCCGGGCTCCCCGTCCTCGGCATCTGCAACGGCTTCCAGATCCTCACCGAGGCGCACCTGCTCCCCGGCGGCATGCTGGGCAACGATCACCTGCACTTCATCTGCCGCGACCAGAAGCTGCGGGTGGAGAACGCGGGCACCGCCTGGACCAGCGACTACACCGCGGGCCAGGAGATCCACATCCCGCTGAAGAACATGGACGGGCGCTACGTCGCCGACCGGCGGACGCTGGACGAGCTGGAGGCCGAGGGCCGGGTCGCCTTCCGTTACCTGGACATGAACCCCAACGGCTCGCTCAACGACATCGCCGGCATCACCAACGCCGCCGGGAACGTCGTCGGCCTCATGCCGCACCCCGAGCACGCCGTCGAGCCGCTGATCGGCACCGGCCGCACCGACGGTCTCCCGTTCTTCACCTCGATCCTCAAGAAGCTGGTCAACGCATGA